One Natrinema marinum genomic window carries:
- a CDS encoding DUF7500 family protein — protein MTSDSIEHDDGVLVPDDLRLEDDRVDELGENRFLVRSEESGPNRTANSAALEAAATPPAGDRPAGDGRGEGDDHARTHRADHALADASEPHGVDITLKTDGELAHHRATSNDVREVFVDLLTWYAGQLDDDMSPSEALQVMLAASDLEV, from the coding sequence ATGACCTCCGATTCCATTGAGCACGACGACGGCGTTCTCGTCCCCGACGACTTGCGGTTAGAAGACGACCGCGTCGACGAACTGGGCGAGAATCGCTTTCTCGTTCGCTCGGAGGAATCCGGACCGAATCGCACGGCGAACTCGGCGGCCCTCGAGGCCGCGGCCACCCCTCCAGCGGGCGATCGGCCCGCCGGAGACGGCCGCGGCGAGGGTGACGATCACGCACGCACACACCGCGCCGATCACGCACTCGCCGACGCGTCCGAACCGCATGGGGTCGATATCACACTGAAGACCGACGGGGAACTCGCACACCACCGCGCGACGTCGAACGACGTCCGCGAAGTGTTCGTGGACCTCCTGACCTGGTACGCCGGCCAGCTCGACGACGACATGTCGCCGAGCGAAGCGCTGCAGGTCATGCTGGCCGCGTCCGATCTCGAGGTCTGA
- the flaJ gene encoding archaellar assembly protein FlaJ, with protein MSTDTQSAPDMSARTALESLNRAYANMEMSASRYLLLIVFPSFVFFLGTGVAALVLGLSLMLALPVVLLGVLAMVVAVIYPKLAQDRKRKQVRQRFHLFLTHITVLSMTNINRVEIFRTLAEEDEYDALAEEMGHLVAMVDTWNQSLDDACRLRAKQTTSPLLTDFLERLAYTVGGGQQISEFLMDEQGTIIQQFVTRYEADLAKLDVMKELYMSMMLSVAFVLVFAIVLPILIGISPTLLIAGTIVMFSIVQAGFVYAIHVVSPYDPIWYIEETEGTGPLTRIPRALAIGAGCSLLLAVVMVLAVLGIVPGIASRVPLPIMAALPVTPLLLPGWRMRQEEQKVKVRDGEFPSFIRALGAVESVKQTSTGSVLESLRRKDFGALTDNVDALYKRLNMRIDDVRSWRLFAAETGSYLIQKFGDMYVVGRQMGGDPQVLGQVISENQNEVLKVREKREQATMTLIGVLYGITAAAVFSFFVGLEVVEIMMNITSEMNLQEQSNVAGNLLSTEQYDIRTIEYLLLLTILINAALSAVMIRITDRGHIISGLVHFVFMTWLGAVIAVVTQYVVNAVISV; from the coding sequence ATGTCGACCGACACCCAGTCCGCGCCCGATATGAGCGCTCGAACGGCTCTCGAGTCGCTCAACCGGGCGTACGCGAACATGGAGATGTCCGCGTCGCGGTACCTCCTGTTGATCGTCTTCCCCTCGTTCGTCTTCTTCCTCGGGACTGGCGTGGCGGCGCTCGTCCTCGGGCTCTCCTTGATGCTCGCGCTTCCGGTCGTGCTGTTGGGCGTGCTGGCGATGGTGGTCGCGGTCATCTACCCGAAACTGGCCCAAGACCGCAAACGCAAGCAGGTCCGCCAGCGCTTTCACCTCTTCTTGACTCATATCACCGTCCTCTCGATGACGAACATCAACCGCGTCGAGATCTTCCGCACGCTGGCGGAGGAAGACGAGTACGACGCCTTAGCCGAGGAGATGGGCCACCTCGTCGCGATGGTCGACACCTGGAACCAGAGCTTAGACGACGCCTGTCGACTGCGGGCGAAGCAGACGACGAGTCCGCTCCTGACGGACTTCCTGGAGCGACTGGCGTACACGGTCGGCGGCGGCCAGCAGATCAGCGAGTTCCTGATGGACGAACAGGGGACGATCATCCAGCAGTTCGTCACCCGATACGAGGCGGACCTGGCGAAACTCGACGTGATGAAGGAGCTGTACATGTCGATGATGCTGTCGGTGGCGTTCGTCCTCGTGTTCGCCATCGTGCTCCCGATCCTGATCGGAATCAGCCCGACGCTGCTGATCGCCGGGACGATCGTCATGTTCTCGATCGTTCAGGCGGGGTTCGTCTACGCGATCCACGTCGTCTCGCCGTACGATCCCATCTGGTACATCGAGGAGACCGAAGGGACCGGCCCCTTGACGCGGATTCCGCGGGCGCTCGCGATCGGCGCCGGCTGTAGCCTCCTCCTCGCGGTCGTCATGGTGCTCGCGGTCCTCGGAATCGTCCCAGGGATCGCGAGCCGCGTCCCACTGCCGATCATGGCCGCGCTCCCCGTGACGCCGCTGCTCCTGCCGGGCTGGCGGATGCGCCAGGAAGAACAGAAGGTGAAGGTCCGCGACGGGGAGTTCCCGAGCTTCATCCGCGCGCTCGGTGCCGTCGAGAGCGTCAAGCAGACCTCGACCGGGAGCGTCCTCGAAAGTCTTCGGCGCAAGGACTTCGGGGCATTGACCGACAACGTCGACGCACTCTACAAGCGGCTCAACATGCGGATCGACGATGTCCGCTCCTGGCGACTGTTCGCCGCCGAAACCGGCTCCTATCTCATCCAGAAGTTCGGCGACATGTACGTCGTCGGCCGACAGATGGGCGGCGACCCGCAAGTGCTCGGGCAGGTCATCAGCGAGAACCAAAACGAGGTGCTGAAAGTTCGCGAAAAACGGGAGCAAGCGACGATGACGCTGATCGGCGTCCTCTACGGCATCACCGCGGCGGCCGTCTTCTCGTTTTTCGTCGGCCTCGAGGTCGTCGAGATCATGATGAATATCACGAGCGAAATGAATCTCCAAGAGCAGAGCAACGTCGCCGGCAACCTCCTCAGCACCGAACAGTACGATATTCGGACCATCGAGTACCTGCTCTTGTTGACGATCCTCATCAACGCCGCGCTCTCGGCGGTCATGATCCGGATCACCGACCGCGGCCACATCATCAGCGGGCTGGTCCATTTCGTGTTCATGACCTGGCTCGGGGCCGTGATCGCGGTCGTCACGCAGTACGTGGTCAACGCGGTCATCAGCGTCTGA
- a CDS encoding DHH family phosphoesterase, with the protein MYDELIESGDLPLARKSVLPGTGFFLPDTLEEDLEDQQTEAALEGAEAAVIADPDADGLACVALIREAYGDVQNIPEPDEAEESDADAQSEPVADATDDADAENVLPAGEADAPLEEPEPTPHTVALVPASPHDVEDALARVAEYGDEGIDLFVCDLAPDRYEYVADELAAALETADRIAWYDHHQWGDDVAAAVREAGVDLVVGDSDEECSADVVYRSLEYDFDPLYEELAAVTRDHDLWLREDPRSDDLADYAYWTDPAEYVEVVREYGVDLPDWVTEYIAERRVEKEALIEQAVGRAELREIGGYTVGITYGRCSQNEVAEAMREQGADASVIVKPAGSASIRGTDEFDRCHEVAGKVNGGGHPKAAGCKPDIYDDMLDYANHWTTRGAVTKRVILDAFRDVVEEADEDAESDAGDN; encoded by the coding sequence ATGTACGACGAACTCATCGAGAGCGGCGATCTCCCTCTCGCCCGCAAATCCGTGCTGCCGGGAACCGGCTTCTTCCTGCCCGACACGCTCGAGGAAGACCTGGAGGACCAGCAGACCGAAGCCGCGCTCGAGGGGGCCGAGGCCGCCGTCATCGCGGACCCGGACGCTGACGGGCTGGCCTGTGTGGCCCTCATCCGGGAGGCCTACGGTGACGTGCAGAACATTCCGGAGCCCGACGAGGCCGAAGAGAGCGACGCCGACGCCCAATCGGAGCCGGTCGCCGACGCGACGGACGACGCGGATGCGGAGAACGTCCTCCCGGCTGGCGAGGCCGACGCTCCGCTCGAGGAGCCCGAACCGACGCCGCACACCGTCGCGCTCGTCCCTGCCAGCCCCCACGACGTGGAAGACGCGCTGGCGCGCGTCGCCGAGTACGGCGACGAGGGGATCGATCTCTTCGTCTGCGACCTCGCGCCCGACCGATACGAGTACGTCGCAGACGAACTCGCCGCGGCGCTCGAGACCGCCGACCGGATCGCGTGGTACGACCACCACCAGTGGGGCGACGACGTGGCGGCGGCCGTCCGCGAGGCCGGCGTCGACCTCGTCGTCGGCGACTCCGACGAGGAGTGTTCCGCCGACGTGGTCTATCGCTCGCTCGAGTACGACTTCGACCCGCTGTACGAGGAACTGGCCGCTGTGACTCGAGACCACGATCTCTGGCTGCGCGAGGACCCGCGTAGCGACGATCTGGCGGACTACGCCTACTGGACCGACCCGGCCGAGTACGTCGAGGTTGTCCGCGAGTACGGCGTCGACCTGCCCGACTGGGTCACCGAGTACATCGCCGAGCGCCGCGTCGAGAAAGAGGCGCTCATCGAACAGGCCGTCGGCCGGGCCGAACTCCGCGAGATCGGCGGCTACACGGTGGGCATCACCTACGGCCGCTGTTCGCAAAACGAGGTCGCAGAGGCCATGCGCGAGCAGGGTGCCGATGCCTCGGTAATCGTCAAACCCGCCGGCTCGGCCTCCATCCGCGGCACCGACGAGTTCGACCGCTGCCACGAGGTCGCGGGGAAAGTAAACGGCGGCGGCCACCCGAAGGCCGCCGGCTGCAAACCCGACATCTACGACGACATGCTCGACTACGCGAACCACTGGACGACCCGCGGCGCCGTGACGAAGCGGGTCATCCTCGATGCGTTCCGTGATGTCGTCGAAGAAGCCGACGAGGACGCCGAGAGCGACGCGGGCGACAACTAA
- a CDS encoding universal stress protein encodes MFDTVVIATDGSDSVKRAVDVALDLAGRFDAEVHALSVIDASEVDASPQQLRDELETALETTADAALATVENRAQRDVTTAVRKGHPAVETCEYARDVDADAIATGTRGRHGENRLLLGSVAERIVRTSPVPVLTVRQLDPTGDDGTETAADA; translated from the coding sequence ATGTTCGATACGGTCGTGATCGCAACCGACGGCTCAGACAGCGTGAAACGGGCCGTCGACGTCGCCCTCGACCTCGCCGGCCGATTCGACGCCGAAGTCCACGCGCTCTCGGTGATCGACGCCAGCGAGGTCGACGCCTCGCCCCAGCAGCTCCGGGACGAACTCGAGACCGCCCTCGAGACGACCGCCGACGCCGCGCTCGCCACCGTCGAGAATCGCGCACAGCGGGACGTGACGACGGCGGTCCGCAAGGGGCACCCGGCCGTCGAGACCTGCGAGTATGCCCGCGATGTCGACGCCGACGCGATCGCGACCGGCACCCGCGGCCGCCATGGCGAGAACCGCCTCCTGCTCGGCAGCGTCGCCGAGCGGATCGTCCGCACCTCGCCGGTCCCCGTGCTGACGGTTCGGCAACTCGATCCAACGGGCGACGACGGGACCGAGACGGCCGCGGACGCCTGA
- a CDS encoding flagellar protein G yields MAGDSVSTLILFIAAMLVAAGVAGTLVTNVNELSNSVDTHSAEVTEKIDTDIEIISDPGSEAVYNASGSENVTILVKNTGQETLPTDGTAIDVLVNGSYVSSDGFTVTVRDGGGPWRDGTVAELEIDRSLATPGEHRVVVTINGAEEVFEFYAP; encoded by the coding sequence ATGGCAGGTGACTCCGTCTCGACGCTGATCCTCTTTATCGCCGCGATGCTCGTCGCCGCCGGCGTCGCCGGAACGCTGGTGACCAACGTCAACGAACTCAGCAACTCGGTCGACACCCACAGCGCCGAAGTCACCGAGAAAATCGACACCGACATCGAGATCATCAGCGATCCGGGCAGCGAGGCGGTGTACAATGCCAGCGGGTCGGAAAACGTCACGATCCTCGTGAAAAATACCGGCCAGGAGACGCTGCCAACGGACGGGACGGCAATCGACGTGCTGGTCAACGGCTCGTACGTCTCGAGCGACGGGTTCACCGTGACGGTTCGAGACGGCGGCGGCCCCTGGCGGGACGGGACGGTCGCCGAACTCGAGATCGACCGGTCGCTCGCGACGCCGGGCGAACACCGGGTCGTCGTGACCATCAACGGCGCGGAGGAGGTGTTCGAATTCTACGCACCATGA
- a CDS encoding FlaD/FlaE family flagellar protein, whose amino-acid sequence MDFGLDSLRDLIEDFLSASGGRRGREREQRRQQQPDEPAGDAATADAQARDDTGSTTAETTADAGAVEDDTGGGSGGGGGFFGRGSGATDEDDLDDLYYRLEELEEELEEKESTLGTVRDSQQQVADQVEEMNDTVRQLLGVYDMLTDDVNPFTGDGEERKGFGVFGEDEPAADGGTQAELGLEDSKRSSSEETVSFDDLKGVIEDAAAAQADGSGGGERITFDEDDIGRTDDGDDDTRVEVQATENVDGPDTDDGGDASDADDGSDVTLETLADTYATDIIVFEWLTELVRTAGPAATLRAISYYAEIGWIDDGVKEQLEAVLSGPDLDIHVDPGTTPDELTAEDHADSYTYIMKLQEIHETKREVEPDVESGA is encoded by the coding sequence ATGGATTTCGGACTCGACTCCCTGCGCGACCTCATCGAAGACTTCCTCAGTGCCAGCGGCGGCCGCCGGGGCCGCGAGCGCGAGCAGCGCCGACAACAGCAACCCGACGAACCCGCAGGCGACGCTGCGACGGCCGACGCGCAGGCACGCGATGACACTGGATCGACGACGGCCGAAACGACGGCCGACGCGGGAGCCGTCGAGGACGATACCGGGGGCGGCAGCGGAGGCGGTGGCGGCTTCTTCGGCCGCGGATCGGGAGCCACCGACGAGGACGACCTCGACGACCTCTACTACCGACTCGAGGAACTCGAGGAGGAACTCGAGGAGAAGGAGTCGACGCTTGGCACGGTACGCGACTCCCAACAGCAGGTCGCGGACCAAGTCGAAGAGATGAACGACACGGTCCGCCAGCTGCTCGGCGTCTACGATATGTTGACCGACGACGTGAACCCGTTCACCGGCGACGGTGAGGAACGGAAGGGGTTCGGCGTCTTCGGCGAGGACGAACCGGCGGCCGACGGCGGCACGCAGGCGGAACTCGGCCTCGAGGACTCGAAGCGATCGAGCAGCGAGGAGACGGTGTCGTTCGACGATCTGAAGGGCGTCATCGAAGACGCGGCGGCCGCACAGGCCGACGGAAGCGGTGGCGGCGAGCGGATCACGTTCGACGAGGACGACATCGGCAGGACTGACGACGGAGACGACGATACCCGCGTGGAAGTGCAGGCGACCGAGAACGTCGACGGCCCCGACACGGACGACGGGGGCGATGCGAGTGACGCAGACGACGGCTCGGACGTGACCCTCGAGACGCTCGCGGACACGTACGCGACGGACATCATCGTCTTCGAGTGGCTGACCGAACTGGTGCGGACGGCTGGACCGGCGGCGACGCTGCGGGCGATCTCGTACTACGCCGAGATCGGCTGGATCGACGACGGGGTCAAAGAACAGCTCGAGGCAGTGCTCAGTGGCCCGGATCTCGACATCCACGTCGATCCGGGAACGACGCCGGACGAACTGACCGCGGAGGATCACGCCGACAGCTACACGTACATCATGAAGCTCCAGGAGATCCACGAGACGAAACGGGAAGTCGAACCGGACGTCGAGTCGGGGGCGTAG
- a CDS encoding DUF5807 family protein, whose protein sequence is MSNPREEFLAGERPEDVALFLADSYVSDDRLEQFGDRVDDGILIVVDGESGRSAFQAATGTGAMEFAKSAMSTEGDIDDALTTGQCPEADGEGHAVQFIFAFAEEQNEEVGGIYAEGDVVHAYAQCTCGTAYSDRWNAGDAPEA, encoded by the coding sequence ATGAGCAACCCACGCGAAGAGTTTCTGGCGGGCGAGCGCCCCGAGGATGTCGCGCTGTTTCTGGCCGATTCGTACGTCTCCGACGACCGACTCGAGCAGTTCGGCGACCGAGTCGACGACGGGATACTGATCGTCGTCGACGGCGAGAGCGGTCGAAGCGCCTTTCAGGCCGCGACCGGCACCGGCGCGATGGAGTTCGCCAAGTCGGCGATGAGCACGGAGGGCGACATCGACGACGCCCTGACTACCGGGCAGTGTCCGGAGGCCGACGGCGAGGGTCACGCGGTGCAGTTCATCTTCGCGTTCGCCGAGGAACAGAACGAAGAGGTCGGCGGCATCTACGCCGAGGGGGATGTCGTCCACGCCTACGCGCAGTGTACCTGCGGGACGGCGTACTCGGACCGGTGGAACGCAGGCGACGCGCCCGAGGCGTAA
- a CDS encoding FlaD/FlaE family flagellar protein, translating into MSDTQPYLETLERSAGRTDATIQWARFLGETFGTTGALNCLRYYEDLGWISPLVREQMTSYLRGLSLGEIHNKRYDEPTTLEYPLESLSGTLFGAHAQSLEYIAEIRGDDLEEHVMIARMAERRVERRIDDDEDDADEPNEMVSIIRDGPSTH; encoded by the coding sequence ATGTCAGACACACAACCCTACCTCGAGACGCTCGAACGATCGGCCGGGCGAACCGACGCCACCATCCAATGGGCGCGCTTTCTCGGCGAGACCTTCGGCACGACCGGCGCGCTGAACTGCCTGCGCTACTACGAGGACCTGGGCTGGATCAGCCCGCTCGTCCGCGAGCAGATGACCTCGTACCTGCGCGGCCTCTCGCTGGGCGAAATCCACAACAAGCGCTACGACGAACCGACGACCCTCGAGTACCCCCTCGAGTCGCTCAGCGGGACGCTCTTTGGCGCACACGCCCAGAGTCTCGAGTACATCGCGGAGATTCGCGGCGACGACCTCGAAGAACACGTCATGATCGCACGGATGGCCGAACGACGAGTCGAACGACGGATCGACGACGACGAAGACGACGCTGACGAGCCGAACGAGATGGTGAGTATCATCCGCGACGGACCGTCGACACACTGA
- a CDS encoding type II/IV secretion system ATPase subunit, giving the protein MSDFGTARLENELDALAAEYPHLREHLDWFYEEYGEYPKLIDEPSGEWESDRPNVIYEAEAPIFCHVHGDLGIDTTYYCVEPTLEDEDKALYDRIRQRILDKSVTRPAPGDNEEFEEHLDELLDEVVEITSGITGQSIGRLKSIGGSKVSLSKNQFDRLRYQLQRDIVGLGPLEPVMVDPANEDIHVIGPKQCYLDHGTYGMISATVDFGTPEEFEQWLRNMGERMNHPVSDSDPVIDATLPDGSRINIIYSDDVSVQGPSLTIRQGEEIPLSVFQITKWGTISPELAAYLWLCLENEQTVFVVGETASGKTTTLNAALSFIPRDAKIYTAEDTAEVIPPHDTWQQLLTREGSGDESADVDMFDLVAAALRSRPDYIIVGEVRGEEGQMAFQAAQTGHPVMLTFHASDIVSMIQRFTGAPINVPETFMDNCDVALFQNRVKQGDDVLRRVTSVQEIEGYSDYEGGVVTRQAFKWDPRDDEVSFTGRNNSYVLEEQIATLLGYQDTRLIYDELDRRAEIIRQLIDADVLGYHEVNKAIADFQRDGLEGLPIRISGIDQFA; this is encoded by the coding sequence ATGTCCGACTTCGGCACCGCACGACTCGAGAACGAACTGGATGCACTGGCCGCAGAGTACCCCCATCTCCGAGAGCACCTCGACTGGTTCTACGAGGAGTACGGCGAGTACCCGAAGCTCATCGACGAGCCGTCGGGCGAGTGGGAGTCAGACAGGCCGAACGTCATCTACGAGGCCGAGGCGCCGATCTTCTGTCACGTCCACGGCGATCTGGGGATCGACACCACCTACTACTGCGTCGAGCCGACGCTCGAGGACGAGGACAAGGCGCTGTACGACCGAATTCGACAGCGCATTCTGGACAAGAGCGTCACGCGGCCGGCCCCGGGTGACAACGAGGAGTTCGAAGAGCACTTGGACGAGCTACTGGACGAAGTCGTCGAGATCACGTCGGGGATCACCGGCCAGTCGATCGGCCGGCTCAAGTCCATCGGCGGGAGCAAGGTCTCCCTTTCGAAGAACCAGTTCGACCGGCTGCGCTACCAGCTTCAACGCGACATCGTCGGCCTCGGGCCGCTTGAGCCGGTGATGGTCGACCCGGCCAACGAGGACATCCACGTCATCGGCCCGAAGCAGTGTTACCTCGATCACGGCACCTACGGCATGATCTCGGCGACGGTCGACTTCGGGACTCCCGAGGAGTTCGAACAGTGGCTGCGGAACATGGGCGAGCGGATGAACCACCCGGTCAGCGACTCCGACCCGGTGATCGACGCGACGCTGCCCGACGGCTCGCGTATCAACATCATCTACTCCGACGACGTCTCCGTGCAGGGGCCCTCGCTGACCATTCGCCAGGGCGAGGAGATTCCGCTGTCGGTCTTCCAGATCACGAAGTGGGGAACGATCAGCCCGGAACTGGCGGCCTATCTCTGGCTCTGCCTCGAGAACGAACAGACCGTCTTCGTCGTCGGGGAGACGGCGTCGGGGAAGACGACGACGCTGAACGCCGCGCTCTCGTTCATCCCGCGGGACGCGAAGATCTACACCGCAGAGGACACCGCAGAGGTCATCCCGCCTCACGATACCTGGCAGCAGCTACTCACTCGGGAAGGGTCGGGCGACGAATCGGCTGACGTGGACATGTTCGATCTGGTCGCGGCCGCGCTGCGTTCGCGACCCGACTACATCATCGTGGGCGAGGTCCGCGGGGAGGAGGGCCAGATGGCCTTCCAGGCGGCCCAGACCGGTCACCCCGTCATGCTGACGTTCCACGCCAGCGACATCGTCTCGATGATCCAGCGCTTTACCGGGGCCCCGATCAACGTCCCCGAGACGTTCATGGACAACTGCGACGTGGCGCTGTTCCAGAACCGCGTCAAGCAGGGCGACGACGTCCTCCGGCGGGTCACCTCGGTCCAGGAGATCGAGGGCTACTCCGACTACGAGGGCGGCGTCGTCACCCGACAGGCGTTCAAGTGGGACCCCCGCGACGACGAGGTTTCCTTCACCGGTCGGAACAACTCCTACGTCCTGGAAGAACAGATCGCGACGCTGCTGGGCTACCAGGACACCCGGCTGATCTACGACGAACTCGATCGCCGCGCGGAGATCATCCGCCAGCTCATCGACGCCGACGTGCTGGGCTACCACGAGGTCAACAAGGCGATCGCCGACTTCCAGCGCGACGGCCTCGAGGGGCTGCCCATCCGGATCAGCGGCATCGATCAGTTCGCCTGA
- a CDS encoding flagellin — translation MGFSTSGATAIIFVGVLVAAGIAVPVLQTAQEERRTAIAERDDRALAMRNTAIEVASWSYNESGNDDFTMDVNNTGSTVLSVSETDLLVDGVYQGSYATSVDGTADRELWQPGETLTVTVSTSRPDRVKIVTEHGIADTVTGV, via the coding sequence GTGGGATTCAGTACCAGCGGGGCGACGGCGATCATCTTCGTCGGCGTCCTCGTCGCCGCGGGGATCGCCGTCCCCGTCCTCCAGACGGCCCAAGAGGAGCGACGGACGGCGATAGCAGAGCGCGACGATCGGGCGCTGGCGATGCGAAACACCGCGATCGAGGTCGCGTCGTGGAGCTACAACGAAAGCGGGAACGACGATTTCACAATGGACGTGAACAACACCGGCTCGACGGTGCTCTCGGTCTCCGAGACGGATCTACTGGTCGACGGCGTCTACCAGGGGTCGTACGCGACGAGCGTCGACGGGACCGCCGACCGCGAACTGTGGCAGCCCGGCGAGACCCTGACGGTGACGGTCTCGACGTCACGGCCTGACAGGGTAAAGATCGTGACCGAACACGGGATCGCCGACACGGTGACGGGGGTGTGA
- a CDS encoding archaellin/type IV pilin N-terminal domain-containing protein, which produces MFEAITDYDTDDRGQVGIGTLIVFIAMVLVAAIAAGVLINTAGVLQSQASDTGSETQEAVANQVEVVHASGTVSGDYVDKVNMTIMKSAGSEAIDLSAMTVQYTSDKDDVTLTYNSTATPASLSSGTTFATENITGAGDSSELLNTDDRVKLAIDVATINGGNGLEGGGSASVSLVDQSGAQFTYGISVPSTFGDKQVVEV; this is translated from the coding sequence ATGTTCGAAGCAATAACAGACTACGATACCGACGACCGCGGGCAGGTCGGGATCGGGACGCTCATCGTGTTCATCGCGATGGTCCTGGTCGCGGCGATTGCGGCAGGCGTACTGATCAACACGGCTGGTGTCTTGCAGAGCCAGGCGTCCGACACCGGTTCCGAGACGCAGGAAGCCGTCGCGAATCAGGTCGAAGTCGTCCACGCGAGTGGTACCGTTTCCGGTGATTACGTCGACAAGGTCAATATGACGATCATGAAATCGGCGGGTTCCGAAGCGATCGACCTGTCGGCTATGACCGTCCAGTACACGAGCGACAAAGACGACGTGACACTTACGTACAACAGCACTGCGACGCCGGCGTCGCTCTCGAGCGGAACGACGTTCGCGACCGAGAACATCACCGGTGCCGGTGACAGTAGCGAACTGCTCAACACCGACGACCGCGTCAAACTCGCTATCGACGTCGCGACGATCAACGGCGGAAACGGGCTCGAAGGTGGCGGTAGTGCGTCCGTCTCGCTGGTCGACCAGTCCGGTGCGCAGTTCACCTACGGCATCAGCGTCCCGTCTACATTCGGTGACAAGCAGGTCGTGGAGGTCTAA
- a CDS encoding ATPase domain-containing protein, giving the protein MTDYYSIGLSGRDRVNNAIGGGIPEGSIVLIEGQDGAGKSALSQRLSYGMATEDAFVTYVSTELESWEFVQQMNSLSYDVVDLLLGEQLLFLHANVDTHNDGRERQLLARLASAETLWKADVVFVDTLSALLRNDPNYEAVIEEGDEDHVIQRLVTFLRQMTMRDKAVVLTVDPTSVREDALRPLRNVADVYFEIETNTVGQEIRRKILVRRFQNMKNPVDDSIGFSVQQGRGVSIVSRTVA; this is encoded by the coding sequence ATGACCGACTACTACTCCATCGGACTGAGCGGGCGGGATCGCGTGAACAACGCCATCGGGGGCGGCATCCCCGAAGGGAGCATCGTCCTCATCGAGGGACAGGACGGCGCGGGCAAGAGCGCGCTCTCCCAGCGGCTCTCCTACGGGATGGCGACCGAGGACGCCTTCGTCACCTACGTCTCGACGGAGCTCGAGTCCTGGGAGTTCGTCCAGCAGATGAACTCGCTGTCCTACGACGTGGTCGACCTCCTGCTGGGCGAACAGCTGTTGTTCCTCCACGCGAACGTCGACACGCACAACGACGGGCGGGAACGCCAGCTGCTGGCGCGACTCGCGAGCGCGGAGACGCTCTGGAAGGCGGACGTGGTCTTCGTCGACACGCTCTCGGCGCTGCTGCGCAACGACCCGAACTACGAGGCGGTGATCGAGGAGGGCGACGAGGATCACGTCATTCAGCGGCTCGTCACGTTCCTGCGCCAGATGACCATGCGGGACAAGGCCGTCGTCCTGACGGTCGACCCGACCAGCGTCAGGGAGGACGCGTTGCGCCCGCTACGGAACGTTGCGGACGTCTACTTCGAGATCGAGACGAACACCGTCGGTCAGGAGATCAGGCGGAAGATCCTGGTCCGGCGGTTCCAGAACATGAAGAATCCGGTCGACGACTCCATCGGCTTCAGCGTTCAACAGGGCCGCGGGGTCTCGATCGTCAGCAGGACGGTGGCATAA
- a CDS encoding archaellin/type IV pilin N-terminal domain-containing protein, translating to MFEKLQVSDDDRGQVGIGTLIVFIAMVLVAAIAAGVLINTAGVLQSQASDTGSETQEAVANQVEVVHASGNVSGDYVDKVNMTIMKSAGSNAIDLSSLTVQYTSDDADVTLVYDNGGDSVAGASATEFATENITGAGSSTELLNTDDRVKLGINVSAIETNGLEGGEGATVKLIDQSGAQFSYGVTVPSTFGDKEVVSV from the coding sequence ATGTTCGAAAAACTTCAAGTCTCCGATGACGACCGCGGGCAGGTCGGAATCGGGACGCTCATCGTGTTCATCGCGATGGTCCTGGTCGCGGCGATTGCGGCAGGCGTGCTGATCAACACGGCTGGTGTCTTGCAGAGCCAGGCGTCCGACACCGGCTCCGAGACGCAGGAAGCCGTCGCGAACCAGGTCGAAGTCGTCCACGCGAGTGGGAACGTCAGCGGTGACTACGTCGACAAGGTCAACATGACGATCATGAAGTCGGCCGGGTCAAACGCGATCGACCTGTCCTCGCTGACGGTACAGTATACCAGCGACGACGCTGACGTGACACTAGTTTACGACAACGGTGGCGACAGCGTCGCCGGAGCGAGCGCGACGGAGTTCGCAACCGAGAACATCACCGGAGCCGGAAGCAGCACCGAACTGCTGAACACTGACGACCGCGTCAAACTCGGTATCAACGTCTCCGCGATCGAGACGAACGGACTCGAGGGCGGAGAGGGTGCGACCGTCAAGCTCATCGACCAGTCCGGTGCGCAGTTCAGCTACGGCGTGACCGTGCCGTCGACCTTCGGTGACAAAGAGGTCGTCTCGGTCTAA